Part of the Pseudarthrobacter sp. NBSH8 genome is shown below.
GTTCGAGCAGTGGCACACCGCTACACACCTCCGCCGAACAGTAGATTGGCAGGACCATGTGGGCGACATCCTAGAGATCCGCTCCAACGACCGCGTTGTTCGCCGGGGGATCGTCGAAGAAGAAATGCCGGACGGTTCAGGCTATGGTTGGCAGCCGATGCCGCTGACCGCCGGGAGTACTTCTACAAAGATCTCGGCTGCGAGCTTTGGATCTAGTCCAGGGGAGACTGTCATCGACTGGCTGAGGAGCAGCGCTCCGTGAAACATCACCTCCGCACACTCCACCGGCGCACCCCTACGTGCTCATCGCCGAACGCGGCGTGGAGACACTGGTCGGTGCAACCGTAGGGGTCAAGGTCCTCATCATCTTCTCCGGACACGACGGCCACGACATATAGTTGCCAGCAGGGGAGACGGATCACCCCGCTCAGCGTCCGCTCCTACTGAGATCAAACCCAGCTTCCGGCGATGTGACACGGCGCTGAAGGCTGGTTCTGCATGCACTCCCCACAAGAGCGGCGAACCAACACCGTCGTTGCTGTTGATTGATGCAGAATCGAAGTGATTGGCATCTGAGATTTCTCTTGCCGGCCGCGGGAATGCGCCCGGCTCGACACGCCTCTTGAGTCCGGCGCAGTTCTACTATCGGTTCTGACTGCCGTATGAGACCCTGTGCGTCGATTCAACTGACCGCCGGTCGGCGTGCTCCTGCTGACGTGCTGAGCTTACCCACCCGGACTGCTGGACACCGGCAACCGACGGGGAAGTTCCAACCACTTCTTCAGGGGACCCGAGGCGCCGGGAGGTGTTCTTGCTCTGAACGAGGATCCTGCTTTTCATGAGCTTTGCTCTTCTCAAAATTTGTAAACGAAAGGGGCAACTGCAAGACGTTGAACGTCAGGAGTAAGTGCTTCGGGAGTTCGCTTTTATCGACGGTGATACGAAGCGAACGAGCGTCCATACAGTCTGGGAGCCGTGCAGCGGTGGCATAACTTCTCCTTGCTGCAGGTAACGTACGGGCAAAGGAGCACCCTCGGGTCCCCACCAGCCACTACAAGGCGCGTGGTGCCCTGTTCTTGCGTTGATAGTCGAACTGTTCGAGTGGTTCACCTGAAGCTGCAGCACGGATGCCCCTTTTTTCGGCGTGGTCCTGACAATGAAGGCCTGTACATGAATGCCGCTTGGAGAATCAGGCTGTCCCATGATCGTAGGGACGCCCCACACGCGAGTCACCGTACACTTCGTCAAGACTTCCGCTTTTATCTGTACTGATCGCCGAAACAGCTGGTCTTCGCCTTCCCGGGCCTTGATACAGTCCCTTTATGGAGGGTTGAGATGACCCGGACAAGTCCATCCAGTCCAGAAGTAACTGCGTGCAAATTTTAGAGGCCCGGGTTCCCGCGCCCGGGGATACCTAAACAAAGTAATGAAAACGCTCAGCTTCCTCCGGTAAGTACCTCCTGCCCACCAACGCCTGACCCGTGGTACTGCCCTCACAGGTATAGGCTCAGGAACGACTATGGCCGCCACTTCAGCGAGCCCACTTAGAAGTCGGATGATCGGACCTTCCCGAGGCAGCCAGGGCCGACTCGTTTATGTCCTGCTAAGCAGGCGATACTCATGGAACCAGGAGGCACAGCAACCGTTATGGCAAGTGTGCGCACCGCCCTCGCGGAGGGCGTCAAGGAGTGGAAACCGCGGGTTCAGGCCATGGCCCACGAAATTCATTCCAACCCCGAGGTGGCCTTCGAGGAGGTCCGCTCGTCGGAGGCAGCAGCGGCGCTCCTGGCTGAAGGCCACAGTTGAGCGGGGCACTGGTGGTCTTCCGACAGCTTTTACAGCTACCGCCGGAAGCGGTGCCTTAAAGGTGGCACTGTGCGTGGAATACGACGCGCTTCCAAACATTGGACATGCGTGCGGGCACAACCTTATTGCTGGCGCGTCAGTCGCCGCTGCCCTTGCCCTGAGACCCTATGTAGACGAGCTCGGCATCACACTGAAGGCCATTGGAACCCCTCCTGAGGAAAACGGTGGCGGCAAGGCGCTTCTTCTTGAACGTGGGGCGTTTGACGGTATCAGCCTCGCCCTGATGGTTCACCCTGTCCAGGATGGGGTGACCTATAACCCGGCAGGTACCAGCGCCCAGGCGATGGGCAGGTACAAGGCGACGTTCGTTGGGAGGGCCGCCCATGCGGCAGCAGCCCCCCACCTGGGCGTAAACGCTGCAGATGCAGCTGTGCTGAGCCAAGTCGCCGTAGGGTTACTGCGTCAGCAGATACCTGGAGACCACCGAATAGCTCTATTTGTCGCTGAGGCGGGGCACGCCACGAACATCATCCCGGAACGGGCGGTAGTCGAGTTTGAGTGCCGGGCATTCACTTTGAGGGAATATGAAGCCCTGCTTGAGCGCGTCCGCGGCTGTTTTGAAGGGGCCGCCCTGGCCACCGGAACAACGCTGATCATTGAGGCGACAGAACCCGCATATGAGCCGTTACTCCAAGACAACGCCCTGGCTGCACACTGGACTGACGCGATGTTCACGTTCGGCAAGGACACATCTACGTCCGGCGACATGAGTGGTGGGTCAACTGATATGGGCAACGTCTCCCAGGAAATTCCAACCCTGCATCCCTGGCTGAGTATCCCCGGGGCGAATGTACCAATCCACTCACACGAGTTCGCAGTATTTGCCGATTCCCCTGAGGCGTACAGCGTGATGTTCGAGGCAGCAACCGCCCTGGCTTGGACAATCGCCGGCGCAGCAACGACCCCCGCCGAAAGAGAACGCTTTATTAAAGCGGCATACCGCCGCCAGACCGTCACCGCGAAGGTACCCCATGAGTACCAGCACTAAATCGCGCGGAGACAAAGTTTGTGTCCGGCTGACCGCGAGTGTTTGTCTAGCGTTGGATTCGGCTTGATACTAGGTGATTTTCCTTCGAATGTGATGACGACGGCCTTCAAGGCAGGCTTCCAACGGTACCCGTCGTGCCCTGCCTTTTGTCTGTGTGGTCAATGGCCAGATAAGGGCATTCCGGACCGCCATCCCAGTCGGGAAGTATCACTCTGACCCTGACCGCGCGCCGGGCGGGACGTTGACGGATTTTGACGGCGTTGGTGCTTCAGATAGTGCGCCGGATGTCGACGACACAGTCCCGGACATGCAAAGCGGGCGACAAGAGGTTTGTGACACGAGCGACCACGATGCCCTTCGGAGGGGGCATGACCTGGGCTGAGCTCAAGGAAGGCCACGGCGAAGGCCCGCTGTGTGTAACGAGCGGTGGCACCGGGTTGGACATACGACGTAGGAGGCGGTTCAAGCTGCCACTGCAGGTTTTCCGGCAACTGGACAACGTCTGGGTCCCGGGCCCAGGCACCGGATTGGTTTACGGAGCGATTACCCATAAGGCAAGTCTTGGCCGGTTCATCGTTCACCGGGCTCAGGTCTATGGCCTGCCTCCCGAGGTGCTGGATCGGCTTCTCTGCGGAATTGTGGGTCTTCTCTAAGAGCTTGGACGATAACAGAGGCGTGGGCGAACTCCACCGGACAACTTTGTCCGATGGAGTTCGGCCGCACGTGCTAGCGATTTGGCTTCAGCTGGTGGGATGCGAAATGGCAGGATCCAATTCTTCATCGGCTGGGTCAATCGTATCTACGGAATTGATTAGACGCGGCGGGGAGAATTTATAGGCACCGTAATAGACGCCTGCAGCCAAGGCCATGGTGATCAAAGGCGTAAGCTGGGAGATTACGGGCCACGCTGTTTGTTCAGTGAGTGCAATTCCGGTTGCTGAAGCGAATACCCAGGCGATTGCTCCGGGGCTGACCGCTTTGAGATTTCCAGGGCGGATATCAGGGACAAGATCTTGCGTTTTCCAGTTCAGTGCAATAAATACCAGTGCGATGGCAACCCAGGCGGTTACAAATACGCCTTGCCAGGCCAGGGCCTTGAGAAGGTAACTCAGAACATCGGTGAGCATGAGCAAAAAGGCCAGAGCGCCGCAGACGATAACCCATACATAGCGGGGCAGGTTGAGTCTAAATACCCGACTGGCAAATGCCGAGAGGTTTTCGGATGCCAGGAAGTAGTTGGCGGTATTGATGCGGGTCTGTGAGATAAGGATGACGAGCAGGCCGACCAGTCCGAGCGATGAGATAAACGCTTGGACGACCCCGGTTTCTGAGGCTTCAATTCGCCATGCGCTCATGATGTATATGCCGACCAGCCCGTTGAGCCCGAACGTGAATGCGTAGAAGACCCATCCAAATGTCACCGTACCGAGGAATTTTTCGTCTTGTTGTCGACCCAGCCGGGCATAGTCAAAGGTGTACATCATCATGATGTAGACGCCCATGTAGATAAGGTACGAAGTGAGCCAGCCGGGCAGGGCCGATGAGACGGCGGCCTGGCCAATCCAGTCTGTGGGTACTCCCCGGATGAGAGTAGCGGCGACGACCACCGCAATCAGGCCGGCAACATAGAGCGGGAGCAGGACACCGTTGAGTTTGTCCAGCCAGTTCTGTACGCCCCCCAGGGCCAGGGGAATGGCGTAGAGCACCACGATGCCATACCAAACGACCATGCTGCCGCCGAAGTACTCGTGGAATGCGACGGCGATAATGGATCCTTCGAACACTGCGTAGTAGATGGCCGTGGCTGCAAAGATCAGAGATGCCAGGGCGGAGCCGACCAGTCCGAAGAGTGTGCGGGAGAAGAGGCTGACTGTGAGTCCTGTCCGAGCCGCGTAGCGCGACAGAACCGTGTTGATGGCACCGTAGGTGACAATGGTGAGCGCCATTCCGATCAGGGTGTTCACGACACCGACTGCTCCTGCTGAGGCCACAGCTACGTAGATCCAGAACATGGCGGAGAATACCGCCCACCAAGCCATAGTGAGTGACCATTTTCCGGCACGCTCAGTGGCGGGTAGAACGTAATTTGAGTACGACAATTTTGCACCTTTCAAGTCTTTGAAGAAGCCAGGGAGGGGGATGCTTGGCCGGAGATCGTTTCGAGAGGAGCCGCCATGGCTCCTCCGGGTTCGTGCCGGCGTTAGCTCCCTGCCAAATTGAGTTGCTTCCCTCACCGTGGTCACGGATCTGTCGCGATTGCAGGGCAATGACGATGCCGGGTCCGCCGACGCGATCAGCGCCGGCGGACCCGGTGTTGGTCAGAATGCGCTTAGTGCCAGTGGGCCGACGAACGCTTTTCCATGCTCTTGCGGAACTCTGAGGTGGTCTCCGGGAACAGTTCCCCGGTGCCCCAGTCCAGGATGACGCCGTGGCGGCGGATCACGTCGAGCATGTCCATCTCTCCGGCGCGGTACTTCTCCGCCACGGCGACCGGATCGGCGGTCAGCCACCCTAGGCGGTCGCCACGGATCTGCTGGCGCAGCTCGAGGCTGGCTGCTTGATCGATCTCAAACTGGTCCAGTTCGCGATCGATTTCGCGGATGATGACGCCGTAGTCCTTCGCTGCGCGTTCGATCGACACGTACTCGTCGATGACGTCTTCGAGGACTTCGTCGAAGGGGCGTTCCAGGGGATCGCCGTAGCCGCCCCCACCAGCGGACGGGCGGGTAAACGAGTCCCCGGAGTGCAGCGGAACGGCGGAGAAGTTGGAACCGAGGAACTTTTCCTGATCGGTTCCCTTGTTCATCCAGACACCGTGCGGGATGGACGGCAGGCCGCCTTCGATGCCCCAGGTGATGGAGCGTGCACGGTCGCAGCAGTAGCTCATCACGGTCTTCGTCGCGTCGACCAGGGTGCCGCCCTTTTCGATGCCGAGGCCACCGCGGAATCGTCCGGGTCCGCCGGAGTCGGTACCGATCTGGTGCACGGTGGTCAGGACCGGCGACAGCCGCTCCTGGCCTTCGATGGGCTGGACGGCCAAACCGGGTCCGAAGACCGGGGCGGTGGCGCTGGCTCCGTCTTTGGAGGCTCGTCCGCCCCAGCCGCCGGCCATCCAGTCGTACCACATGAAGTAGGGGTTATCGTCGGTGCGGCCGTCGCGGCCACCGACCAGGAGGTACTCGAGGTTGAAGGCGCAGGCCATGGCGCGTTCGGGCATGATCTGGGACCAGAGCTCGAAGATTCCGTTCATGAGCTTTTCGTAGGGACCGGAGCAGAACCCGGTGACCGCGTAGGGCCACCCGGCATTGACCACGGTGCCCTCGGGGCCGATTTCCGCATCGACGGCGGCGTAGAAGCCGGAGTTCAGCGGAACGTCCGGGAAGAACGTCTTGGTGCCGGCGTAGATGGCCGAGTGGGTTGTGCCGTAACCGGAGTTAAGGAAGGTTTCGACGGCGGGCGCGGAACCGGTCAGGTCGTAGTGGATGCCCTTGCCGTCCAGTGTCAGCTTGATTTTGATGGGCACCAGGCCCTCGCCCTTGCCCGGGTCGAAGTCGATGTAATCGGTGGTCTCCCACACTCCCTGCGGCAGGGATTCCAGGCGGCGCAGGACGATCCGTTCAACGTAGTCCTGCGTTTCCTGCATCGCGGCGACGACCGTCGATTTGGAGTATTTGTCCACCAGGCGGAGGACTTCACGCTCGCACACGGCGGTCGCTTCTGACTGGGCCTGGAGGTCACCCATCGCCTGGCGCGGTGCCCGGGTGTTCGACACCAGGAGCTGGGCGACGTCGTGAAGGAAGACACCCTTGCTCCAGATCCGCACGGGAGTGATCCGCAGGCCTTCGCCGAAATGTTCCTTGGCGTTGACATCGAATGAACCCGGAACGTTGCCGCCAATGTCAGCCCAGTGGCCCTTGTTCTGGGCGAAGGCGATCACCTCACCGTCGGAGAAGATCGGTCGAATGAAGCTAACGTCGTTGAAGTGTGTGCCGCCCCGGTACGGGTCGTTGATGGCAAACACGTCCCCCGGATGAATGTCTTTGCCGAATTCTTCGATGACGGCCTTGCACTGGAAGTGCAGGGTACCGACGTGGACGGCAATGTCGCCGCTGCCCTGCATGACGGTGTTTCCGTTCGCGTCACAGAGAGCGGAGGAGAAGTCGCGGGAGTAAATAACAAAGGAATAGCAGGTTCGGAGAATCTGCTCGCTCATCAGGTCGACGCTGGTGACGAAGGCGTTTTTCAGCACCTCGAACGTTACGGGGTCAAGGCCTGATGCTTGCCGTGCATCGGTGTGGGCGACATGGAGATCTGGAATGGTGATCACGTCGGTCATGATTAGGCTTCCTGCTCGTCTTTGAACTCTGTGAGGTGGATCCGGATGTTGAGCCACTCGTCGATCTCGGCGGTGGTGCGCGGGGGCACGACCGTCGTGGAGTCAAGCTGGTCGATGATGGCGGGACCTTGGAACGTCGCGCCGGCGCCGAGCTTGGTACGGTCGTAGACGGGCGTATCGACCCAGCCGTCCTCACCGAAGTACACCGGCCGGACCGAATCGGGTTCGCCAGGCTCGGAGACCCATTCCGTGGCCGGAGCGAAGGAGGGCTTGGGCGTCTTGCCGACAGCGGAGAGCTGCAGCTGGTAGATTTCCACGGGCTGGTCATCCTGGCGGAACGCAAATTCGCGCTCGTGCTGCTGGTGGAAGCTCTGGATGGCTTCTTCCAGAGCGCCGTCGCCGGTTCCCATGTTCACGGCCAGCGATCGCCATTGTCCCTGGTAGCGCATGGAGATGATCCGCTGCAGGATCGAATTCTCCGCGGATACGCCTTCGTGGCGGAGCCGGGCGGTGGCTTCCGTTTCGAGGGCCTTGTACTTGCTCTCCAGGTCTTCAGGATCGGCGTGGGCGGCAACAGCCGTGTACATCGCGGACAGGTCGTGCCGGATGTCCACCAGGAGGCAGCCCAGCGCGGATGTGACGCCGGGGTTGGGCGGTACGACGACGGTGGGAATGTTCAGTTCCTTGGCCACCTCGACGCCGTGCAGGGCGCCGGCGCCACCGAAGGCGAGCAGCGCGAAGTCGCGGGGGTCATAGCCGCGGCGGATGGAGATCAGGCGGACGGCGTCGGCCATGTTGGCGTTCGCGACCTGGAGGATGGCGTGGGCAGCCTCGGCTTCGCTCATGTCCAGCGGTTCAGCGATGGCACGCTTGATCACGGCCTGCGAGAGCCCGCGGTCCAGCGTCTTCGCGCCGCCGGCCAGGGTGGATCCGAGCCTGTTCAGGACCACGTTGGCGTCGCAGTTGGTGGGCTCTTCGCCGCCCATGTTGTAGCAGGCGGGTCCCGGATCGGCGCCCGCGGACTGCGGGCCGTTGCGAAGCGAACCGGCAATGTCGATGTGCGCAATCGAGCCGCCGCCGGCGCCGATGGTGAGGACCTCGATGCTGGGGAAGACGATGGGGTGGCCGTATTCAACCTGCCATTCTTTGGTGATGCGGAGCTCACCGTCGGAGACCAGGGCAATATCGGTAGACGTGCCGCCCATGTCCAGGCTCACGGCGTTTTCGAAGCCACACTGCTGGGCGATGTGTTTCGCTGCGATCGCGCCGGCTGCGATGCCGGACGCTGCGAGGCGCACGGGGTAGCGCTTGACCATGCGGGGGGTCATGGAACCGCCGCCGGAGTGAAGGAGCAGCAGGTCGCCGTCGTAACCGCCGGTTTTGAGCTCCTCGGCGAGGCGGCTGACATAGCCGGACACCAGGGGTCCCAGCACGGCGTTGGAAACGGCGGTGTTGAAGCGGTCGTGCTCGAAGATTTCGGGCAGGATCTCGGCTGAGGTGGAGACCGTGGCTTCCGGAAGTTCCTCTTCCAGGATTTTCCGCATCCGGATTTCGTGCTCGGCGTTGGCGTAGGAGTTGATGAAGCAGACGGCGATGGTGGTGACGCCGCGCTTACGGAGGACCGCGGCCAGGCGGCGGGCTTCTTCTTCGTCCAGGGGAGCGACGATGTTGCCGGCGTAGTCAACACGTTCGGTCACCTCGAACCTGTCGCGGCGGCGGATGTAGGGGCCGGTCACGTCGTTGTAGGCGTCCCAAAGGTCGTCTTTGGTACCGTCCCTGATCTCGATGACGTCCCTGAACCCCTTCGTCGTGACCATGGCTGCGGGGGGAAAGTTCCGGGTAATCAGGGCGTTTGTTGCTACCGTGGTGCCATGTGAGAACAGCGACACGTCAGCCAGATTGATCTCGGCGCGTTCCACCCCGTTCAATATCGCCAGCATGGGGTCAGCTGGTGTCGACGGGACCTTGGTGACACGCATGCGCTGTGTTTCTTCATCGAAAATGCAAACGTCAGTAAATGTTCCCCCGACGTCGACGGCGACTCTGAGATTGGACATCTATGTTCCTCCAGGATGCTGATTGGGTAGCAACAACAATCCGCTGTGACGTGAATCTCTGTCACTGGCGAAACTAAAATTAAGGAACAGACACCATTGTGAGAATTACAATCAGCCTTCCGCCCGGCGCTCCGTTACGTCGAAGTTAGGAGTCAGGATGCCCGATAAGTCTCCCGTCACTCTTCATGACGTGGTATCAGAAGCTCCGTTGGGCTTGGCTCCTCTGGTCCAGGGCAACCCGGACGCTGTCATAACGGGAGCCCACACAAGCGACATCCACAATCCGGCGGGCTGGCTGGAACCGAACACTGTTCTGCTCACCACCGGGTTGAGGTTTGTGAACGCCGAACGGGATGAACTGCTGGCCGTGAGACTCGTAGAAGATCTGCGGAAGGCCCGCGTAGCGGCCCTGTTTTTCGGCGTTGGGGTTTACTTTGACCAGGTCCCCGCCATGCTGGTCGCGGCATGCAAACAAGCCAGTTTCCCTTTGTATACGGTGGCACACGACGTTCCCTTCCACCGCATCGAGAACTTCATCAACCAGTCCCAAGCCTCTCCTGACGCCTACCTGCAAAAGCGGGCACTCTGGCTCAGCAACGACCTGCTGCAAAGCATCTCTGCCGAGAACCCCGTCCACGCCCTCATTGTCAGACTCGCCACGGCATGCCGGGGTACGGCGGTGCTTTACGAAGATTCCGGACGAATAGTTGAATCCTCCGGGGACGGGCCGACCCACTTGATCTGGAAAGAGCTGCGTAACGGCAATAACATGTCTGAGATCGTGGTGATAGGACAGTGGGGAGTTATGGCCCGGCCACTGGTGCTCCGAGGGGACGGCTTTATCGTTGCGGTGGCCAGTAGGAATCACCGCGTGCTGAAGGATCTCGGAGACCTACTGCTGGAAACGACGCAGCGGCTCCTGGCGGCAGTGAATGGAATCGCTCAGTTTTCAGATTCGAGACAACGGCACGAAAACACGCAATTGCTGACCTTGCTGCAAGACGGCGTGCCCGTGGCTCGCGAATTCAGGCACTGGGAGCGTATGCGTGCGTTCCGATTTACACCCTACGAACCCCTTAGGGCCGTGGTCGCCGCGAATCTCGCCCAGCAGCCGATGGACCTTTCCTTTTCGGAACAACTTTTGCGCCGCGCCGAAGCCAGTGGCCTGGGACTATTGCTCGCGGAGAATGGGCGAACTCCCGAGAGTCCTCCGGGCTTTCATGCTGTGGTTTCGAACTCATCAGCCTTGGACGCGTGGCTGGAGTTGACCGACAGGTCTGTTTTCGTCGGCCTGTCTGAACCTTATTCCGACCTCGCCAGGACCCCCGAGGCTTTCCGGGAAGCGGAGGCAGCGGCAGGCATCGCCCGCAGGCAAATCCAGGCGGCGATAAGGACCGGCTCCGGGGTTTATAAGGGGATCGTCCGGCTGGACGACGTGGACCCAGCCACGTGGCTCCTGGCCCGTCGGCGGTCACCACAGGATAAGGACAAGCTAAATCTGTTTGTTGAAGCACTGCATGGCGACAACGAACTGGAACAGACGGTCATCTGCTACCTGGTGAACGATCTGGACGTTGCGAAGGTCGCTGGAGTGCTGTTCGTTCACCCGAACACCGTCCGATACCGGTTGAAGAAAGTTGAAACTTTGGTAGGCGGGTCACTCTCGAGCCCACGGATAATTGCCAACCTTTACCTCGCCTTTCATGATGACGTCGTTGCTTTGAGCCAGACCTGGAACGAATCGGGCAAACCGTAAAACACGCAAGTGGGACCCGGATGTCATGGCTGCGGAAGCGGGACTGAACCGAGCCTCGAGCCAGTCAGCCGAGGCGGCACTTCGCTAAGGCTTTGGGCGCCGGGCGGCCAGCTCCACCAGTTCGGTAAACCAAGGACGGTGCCCTCTGTGGAATGCCATCCCTTCGGGCAGCCCCTGGACGGTGGGGACGGCATTGGCGATGTCGATGGTGATCCGGCCGCCGGCAATGGGCGCGTTGGTGATGTGGAGGTCGCCGTAGGATTCCGGGAGGACCGGATCCATCCAAAAGCCGCCACGGGAAACATGGGTGTCATAGCGCATCAGGCTCGTCACCAGCAGGATCGGGGTGGTCGCCGCCCAGGCCTGCGGCGAGCACGCCGTCGGATAGGGCACGGGTGCCGTGAACTGGTCCCGGCCGAAGCCGCAGAAGAGCTCCGGCAGCCGGCCCCCGGAGTATTCGGCCGCCTCAAGCAGTGCTGTGGAGATCCGCTGGGCCTGCTCAACGAACCCGTAGCGCAGCATCCCGGCGGCGATGATCGCATTGTCGTGCGGCCAGACCGATCCGTTGTGGTAGCTCGCCGGGTTGTAGGCGCCCATGTCGGCCGCCAGAGTCCGGACGCCCCAGCCGCTGAACATCTCCGGGGACATCAGCCGTTCGACCACCAAAGGCGCCTTGTCCTCATCGATGAGGCCCAGCCAGAGGCAGTGGCCCATGTTGGACGCGCACGCGTCGACCGGCCGCTTGTCGCGGTCCAGGGCGATGGCGTAATACCCGCGCTCGGGGATCCAGAACTGCTCGTTAAACGTCTTCTTCAATCGCGCCGCCCGGCCGGCTAGCTCGTCTCCCAAGGCCGTGTCGCCGGCGTCGTACGCCATCGAGGCACGAGACTGATACGCGATATACACGTAGGCCTGCACCTCGCAGAGCGCGATCGGCGGCTCGGCCATCCTGCCGTCGGCGAAATTAATCCCGTCCCATGAGTCCTTCCAGCCCTGGTTGATCAGGCCCTGGCCGTTGAGGCGCTCATACTCGACAAATCCGTCTCCGTCCTTGTCCCCATAATCCCGAATCCACGCCAGCGCACGGTCCGCGTGCGGCAGCAACGCGGCGATGGTCTCCGCGGCAAAACCCCATCGGCTGACCGATCCGAGTACCATCACGAATAGCGGGGTGGCATCGACGCTGCCGTAGTAGGCGGACTTGCCGCCCAGCGCCAGCCCGCTGGAAACATCGAGCCGTACCTCATGCAGGATCTTGCCCGGCTCCTCCTCCGTCATCGGATCCACCACGGTACCCTGACGGTCCGCCAGGGTCTGCAGCGTGCCCAGGGCCAGGGACGGATCCACGGGCAGCGCCATTTCCGATGCCCACAGCGAGTCCCGGCCGAACAGGGTCATAAACCAGGGCGCCCCGGCGGCCACCACCACCCGGTCCGGATGCTCCGCGTCTTCAATCCGCAGGGCACCCAAGTCATCGTAGCTGCGCCGCAAGGTCCGTTCGATCGACCGGTTGCCCATCTGCAGCACCGGGATCCTGGCCACCCACTCCTGCCGGCGCCGGTCCCGCGGGGACACTCCGTCCCCTTCAGCATGGACGAAGGCCGCCGCGGCGCCAGCCCCGTCCGTGCCGGGAACGACGGTGAGGACGGTGCTCCACTGCCCGTGCGGCGCGACCGACACCCGGTACGTCAGCGCTTCGGGCGTGACCTCGGCCCGGGGGGCCTGGATCACGACGCCCTTTCGCAACTCCTGCCAGAGCGCCCGTATGCTTAGCGCGTCGCCCTCCACTTGGCGGGTTTCCTCCCAACGGCGCTGGATTCGTGCCTCTTTGACCTCGAAAAGGTCCGCGAAATCCACCTCAATCCCCACGGAGATCACGCATTCGGCCGGCTCCACGGAGTAATTGCGGACGGTGACCTGCTCCTGGAGGCCGGCGCCCACTTCGCGCAGACGCTCCACGATCAGCGGGCTGTCCGCGTACCCGTCCAGGCGGGGGGCACGGCCGGCAAAGAGTGCCCGGTAGGGCTCCTTCGTCTCCGCGGCAAGGGGCTCCAGCGGCTGGCCGTTAATGGTCAGGCTCCAGCCGGACAGGATCCGGGTGTCGAGGACGAAGAGACCGTGCGGATGTTCGGGAAGGATGTCCCCGTTCGGCAACGAAATACAGAAAGAAGATCCTTCCACCAACGTGACCGCCCCGGTGCCTAACGGCCCGGC
Proteins encoded:
- a CDS encoding amylo-alpha-1,6-glucosidase, with amino-acid sequence MAGWNADTAAGPLGTGAVTLVEGSSFCISLPNGDILPEHPHGLFVLDTRILSGWSLTINGQPLEPLAAETKEPYRALFAGRAPRLDGYADSPLIVERLREVGAGLQEQVTVRNYSVEPAECVISVGIEVDFADLFEVKEARIQRRWEETRQVEGDALSIRALWQELRKGVVIQAPRAEVTPEALTYRVSVAPHGQWSTVLTVVPGTDGAGAAAAFVHAEGDGVSPRDRRRQEWVARIPVLQMGNRSIERTLRRSYDDLGALRIEDAEHPDRVVVAAGAPWFMTLFGRDSLWASEMALPVDPSLALGTLQTLADRQGTVVDPMTEEEPGKILHEVRLDVSSGLALGGKSAYYGSVDATPLFVMVLGSVSRWGFAAETIAALLPHADRALAWIRDYGDKDGDGFVEYERLNGQGLINQGWKDSWDGINFADGRMAEPPIALCEVQAYVYIAYQSRASMAYDAGDTALGDELAGRAARLKKTFNEQFWIPERGYYAIALDRDKRPVDACASNMGHCLWLGLIDEDKAPLVVERLMSPEMFSGWGVRTLAADMGAYNPASYHNGSVWPHDNAIIAAGMLRYGFVEQAQRISTALLEAAEYSGGRLPELFCGFGRDQFTAPVPYPTACSPQAWAATTPILLVTSLMRYDTHVSRGGFWMDPVLPESYGDLHITNAPIAGGRITIDIANAVPTVQGLPEGMAFHRGHRPWFTELVELAARRPKP